AACTTCAGTAAGAAGAACTTCACTCAAAATTTCTAGTAACATGCTAAACTACCAAATTAAGTTAGTCTTGGTTGAACAATGTTTTCATCTTTAGCCAGTCTCCTGGGAGGCAAATAATGAAACCTAAAACACAGTAAACATTAGTTAACTGAGAAAATGTTACTTTGCATGCTTTGCTCACCTGCGACGCTGAAGCAGGTTTGCAGACTTTACAGCATTGAAGCAGACATTTGACCCTGTTGGCCTTTTATTTCAATGTCATTGATCAAAATTTATATCATGTCACAAACAGATGGCTTTGCATATAAAGTCGGATCACTACTGCAACAGCATATCAGGCTACAGTATATTTGCGGACAAGTACGTCATCACATTCTGACTGCCCTCCTTACAGTGTAAATACAGTGGCTTTGCATTGCCACAACTGCAATGGCTCACTCAAACGTCTATTTTTAACCAGTCGCAACCAGTGTGGGGTTACAATGTTGCAGCCTTGAATGGGAAACTCCACTCGAACTTTTATGAATAAAGCACAGGGATCGAGGAGACCGCTCATTCAGACATGTTCTGAATAGTACTTTCCTCTTGAAGCGGCTTTCAGTTTTAATGTCAAACCATGCATTATTatctttgggtttttttttttttttaaatgtttttcaggtttttttcccccaagtcCGGGGCCTATGGCCTAGTGCCTTCCTGCTGTCATAGAGAATCAAAGAGCTACAATTGCCATCGAAAGGCCTCATGGGACTGCTGGGTCACTCGCAGCACGATCAGCACCATGCAGCGACATAAGTGCGCACTCGGGCCAAATATTTTCTCGAGGTCAGTGACATTTACTGCAGGCTTAAGGTTGACAGCTGATGTAATATTTTTTCATGGCGTGATATCTTGTGAAAGAGTGAGATCCAACAcgcatgcatatatatatatttgatcaCTCCAGGTATCCCAGTAACATTTAGGACTTTTTACACCACCAAAATGAATTATTCCAGAGTTTATTTTAGAATCTAAAAGATCTGCTGGTGCGTAATGTTTTACAGAATATATGGACAATAGTATCGTGTCCATTGTATTATATAGTACACAATTACTTTGCATAATATTTTACTGATCTACAATGTGAATTCCATTACAATTCTTTGTTCAAAAGCAGGTTAACAAAATGTGTGAGAGAAAATGTGATGAATAAGCAGCAGTTGCATGTTACAACAATACTTAGTGCCCTGACAAGAATCGAATCCAATTGCTGCAGCCAGCATGAATGGTGGCAAgctcgaggaggctccaggggaATGCATTAGTCAGTTGCTGGCCAAGTCACATGCTGGTTGAGAAGTGTAACTCAAGAAGAGGTGTGTCTCTTTCCCACCAATAGTGGAGCACATCTGGATCCTCCATGAGAAAGTTTTGCATAACATTCTTGAAGCTTGGCAAACCACAAGGCCTAACAAGACCAGTCCGCATAGTTTTTGTCAGTTCACTTCAGAGTAAATGTCAGGTTTATTGTTCATGCCCGTCACAAAATCGCATGCAATGTTACTTCTGGGACAGCTCAACATTCTTAAGTCGTACTATAGGCAGGTTGGGACCTGTGCTTTAGGGAACTTAAAGTATGCAACTAAAGCAAGTTTGAAACTAAAATAAGTTTGAAACAACTGACAGGTTCAGACTTGTAAAGTTATTCCAATGATGAGAAATGCCTGTGCTATGTAAAGTGAAATGACACAGCAgcatgatgatcacaattaagaaCAACTCATTAAGAACACGGCGAAACAATATTTATTAAAAAGCATCGTGGGTGCTTCTGggtcattttaaaacatttgacaacTCCTGTGCAAGAACATTGACTTATTTCGCCACCTGCTGGAGAAAACCCGTAATGACATGTCTATCGGTCGTTAACGTTATCAAAGAACACTTGAAACAGAATTGATGGTTAGAAAAGAAATGTTTGCATGCCATTTATTGGCAGTATGCCATGTAGAAACAAAATACATTGTAATGCTATTTACTCTAAAAGTTGCACTGTGATACATTTagagcaaaaaaaattgtaggtgAAAAAAGTTGTCCATAAAAATAcatgacaacaaaacaaaataaattacaatACTAGaggtaatgaaataaaatagttACATGGTAAAGGCTAAAATTCACACACTGGTGCTACCACTTTCAGCACTTTATTCAAACCTGAAAGGCTAACAATTACAGAGGAAATGTtctcgtttctttttttttttttttctttgtcatcgAGACATGTACCATTAACGTGCACAACACTCCCCAGTGAAATGCAGCTACGACTGCTCTCGACTGTACGTCCTTCTTTTTGAAACCCAACAGGAATGCGGATCGGATATCTGCTCGCCGACTTGACACAATCCTCCATGTCTTCTTTCACGCCAGCTCTGTCTGCAGCCTTCCTGCTAATCAGGATGATGACGTTGCAGGCGAGTCTTTGCCTGTTGCAAACTACACTCTTCCATTGCTCCCTCAGCGTTTATCTCTTCTTTTGTCCATTTCCTTTCGAATCCGAACCTCCAGGACCGCCCTCATGGCCGAATCCAGGGCGTTCTTTTCAGCAACGCGTTCTACCACTCTCGCTGGTTTATCATCCTAGGGGAACAGAGAAACAGATTAATAAGCAATGAAAAATGAGCGTGTACGCAATTAGCACAGAGGACGGTTCAGCCACCTTGTGCACAAGGAAGGATGTGACAGTCCCCGAGTCCGCCTGATAGTCAAGCCAAAAGAGTTCAGTTCCCTGCATCTCTGTCTCAGTACTTGAGCCACTCTCATTCCACTCTTCGGCCTCGGTGCTCGCCTGAGGTTCAGATTCATCTAGAACATTAGAAGTTGTGACTTTCACTTGACCTAGATGAGCATctaaaaaaaactcaattatGAAAATGCTTTACGTCTTTGTCTGGGATGGTAAACCTGAATGTCAGGGCGCCTTGGTCGTTGAGGAGTTGTGGTGTGTCTTCGTCGTTGAGATTCTTTGGCTAACTTTACCTCTCTGTCGTAGTCATCTCTTGGAGGAAAAGACAGCCAAGAATAGTCACAGATTGTCCTGCCACTCGATTTCAAAAGCACTTGTTCTTTTTAGGGTCACGGGTGAGTaaagagcttgagggttctcccTGGAAGGACCGCCAGTCAATCGCCgggcacatacacacaaacagagCATTCCATTTGATCGTGCACCAATTGAATACTTCTTTAGCATAACGTGCTACGTCCCCTCTCAAAAACATGCCACTACTGCTTGTCTGTGTGATATCGAACCAAAAACTACGACTCAAGTAATGTGCGTCCTTGTATTTAGCTGTATATAAGACGTAATTAAGTAGAAATGACTACCCTGAGGATTTTCATTACTCTATTAATTTGTTGAGACTCTctgcgaatgaatgaatggaggaCCATTATCGAATTTGCTAACATTGTAGCCGCTAACGTTAGCTCAGCCGTAGACACCTGGCAATCTGGTTCCTGCGGATATGGTGCAGGAAGCCGTGGCTCATGTCCAAACGCCCCGCGCGTTTGTACTTCAAGTCGTGTGCTTCTTCGTCTCTAAAAATATCCATTTCATCAGACATGGTCCACGAACGTGGCAGTATGTTTACGTCAAtaatgcaaaaagacaaaaagctACATGGATAACTGCTAGTAAGTGGATGACAGACTAAGCACTTCCGGGGTCAATATTAAACGTGAacaatttttaataataataaaaaaacgacTTTAGAGTGTATCAAAATTAAACCTGTCTCGTAATAAGTGTAATTTCACTTGTTTTACAAAATAATATACTTTCTATTGGTGAGTATTTATGTAAACTCTTGTTTAGATTTTGTGGCTCCTGTCCGTCGCATTGAGTGACGTAGCACGGCGGGCTCCGACGCATATCGTGTTCGACCGATTGGTTTGTGTGAAACAAAGTTTATGGTGGTAAATTCGCTCTGTTTGGACCAATAACTTACATTATGATAACTGCAATGGATACTCTGAAGCGAGAAAGAGATGATGATCTGGATGATGAAGACAACGAGGAAGGTGGGGGAAAACAAGTTACAACATTCATTCTGGCTGTAGATTAGCTCGTGGCTAACGTCAAATATATATTCCAAATCGCAGTAGTTTTAATAGGGTTTACCCAGGCCCACATAATGTAAGCATatattttaaacaaaaaaagcacaaaataaTTTACAAAAATTGTCTCCTATCTAGTATCTGATGGTCTTGCTGATTAGCATGTTTGGGTAGCCGGTTAGAAGCGTGAGATGAAtgaaacatttcacatttgctTCATTTCATGTCTTAGTGCCAGTCAAAAAAGGACGAGGTCGTGTTGCAGAGGACCGAAGAAGCCGCCACTGTCCGTATCTTGACACCATAAACAGGCAAGATGCATTCAGTCCTACGCAAATCTCGGTGCCATCATGTCCACTAGCTCAGCTCATCATTTTCTGTGTTTGTCCTTCAGGAGTGTgctggactttgactttgagaagcTCTGCTCCATCTCCCTGTCACACATCAACGTGTACGCCTGCCTCATATGTGGCAAGTACTTTCAAGGTAATGTGCATTATTTCAATGAAACATCGCTTTCTAGTTTTTAAGATGTACTTACATGCTACTTGCCTCCCTTGTAGGTCGAGGTTTGAAATCCCATGCGTACACCCATAGTGTCCAGTTCACCCACCATGTGTTCCTCAACCTGCACACTCTCAAGTTTTATTGTCTGCCTGACAACTATGAGATCATTGACTCATCACTAGAAGACATTACGGTGAGTTGCTCACTGAGGACCA
This portion of the Syngnathus scovelli strain Florida chromosome 3, RoL_Ssco_1.2, whole genome shotgun sequence genome encodes:
- the c3h2orf68 gene encoding UPF0561 protein C2orf68 homolog; translation: MSDEMDIFRDEEAHDLKYKRAGRLDMSHGFLHHIRRNQIARDDYDREVKLAKESQRRRHTTTPQRPRRPDIQVYHPRQRHESEPQASTEAEEWNESGSSTETEMQGTELFWLDYQADSGTVTSFLVHKDDKPARVVERVAEKNALDSAMRAVLEVRIRKEMDKRRDKR